From Skermanella sp. TT6, a single genomic window includes:
- a CDS encoding MFS transporter → MPPSVPAAGFGGILRALRNPNYGLYTAGNAVSLIGTWMQRIAVGWLAWQLTGSGAWLGAIAFADLFPTVLVGPFAGAVADRWDRLRVTKVSQALAMLQAITLFVLTWFDLMTIELLFALTVALGVIAGFNQPARLALIPSLVRRQDLSAAVAINSIIFNSARFVGPAVAGLMIVTGGVAAAFAVNALSFVFFLVALARIRLPAEPPAPPRARSSLFRDVGDGIRYTASHQGIAPMMILLIVVCLCVRPVVELLPGFAAAVFASGAGGLAVLTSTIGAGAVLGGLWLARRTEPGGLTGIALGNTLVLSLALLAFVATDRWWVAIPALGILGACMVVTGVGTQTLLQLSVAAEMRGRVLSLYGVIFRGGPALGALAVGVASERFGLRIPLAASAGVAVLAWIWTWSGRARIIRALEPESHAE, encoded by the coding sequence TTGCCCCCGTCAGTTCCCGCCGCCGGTTTCGGCGGCATCCTCCGAGCCCTGCGCAATCCCAACTACGGCCTCTACACCGCCGGCAACGCGGTGTCCCTGATCGGGACTTGGATGCAACGCATAGCGGTGGGCTGGCTGGCTTGGCAACTGACCGGTTCGGGCGCTTGGCTCGGAGCCATCGCGTTCGCCGACCTGTTCCCGACGGTGTTGGTCGGCCCCTTCGCCGGGGCGGTGGCCGACCGTTGGGATCGCCTGCGAGTCACGAAGGTCAGCCAAGCGCTGGCCATGCTCCAGGCGATCACCCTCTTCGTGCTGACCTGGTTCGACCTGATGACCATCGAACTGCTGTTCGCCCTGACCGTGGCGCTCGGCGTCATCGCCGGCTTCAACCAGCCGGCCCGGCTGGCGCTGATTCCCAGCCTGGTGCGGCGACAGGATCTGTCGGCGGCGGTCGCGATCAATTCCATCATCTTCAATTCGGCCCGGTTCGTCGGTCCTGCGGTCGCCGGCTTGATGATCGTGACCGGGGGAGTGGCGGCCGCTTTCGCCGTCAACGCCCTCAGCTTCGTGTTCTTCCTGGTGGCTCTGGCGCGCATCCGCCTGCCGGCCGAACCTCCGGCACCGCCGCGGGCGCGAAGTTCGCTGTTCCGCGACGTGGGGGACGGGATCCGCTACACCGCCTCCCATCAGGGGATCGCGCCGATGATGATCCTGCTGATCGTGGTCTGCCTGTGCGTCCGCCCGGTCGTGGAACTGCTGCCGGGTTTCGCGGCGGCCGTCTTCGCGTCGGGAGCGGGCGGGCTCGCCGTGCTCACCTCGACCATCGGCGCCGGCGCGGTGCTGGGCGGACTTTGGCTGGCTCGGCGGACCGAGCCCGGCGGGCTGACCGGCATCGCGCTGGGCAACACGCTGGTGCTGTCGCTCGCCCTGCTGGCCTTCGTCGCGACGGACCGGTGGTGGGTGGCGATACCGGCGCTCGGCATCCTGGGAGCCTGCATGGTCGTCACGGGCGTCGGAACCCAGACGCTTCTCCAGCTGTCGGTGGCCGCCGAGATGAGGGGCAGGGTCCTGAGCCTTTACGGAGTCATTTTTCGCGGCGGTCCGGCGCTTGGCGCCCTGGCGGTCGGGGTGGCGTCGGAGCGGTTCGGGCTTCGTATCCCGCTCGCGGCGAGCGCGGGAGTCGCGGTATTGGCATGGATCTGGACATGGTCCGGACGCGCACGGATCATCCGGGCGCTGGAGCCGGAAAGCCATGCCGAATGA
- a CDS encoding LuxR C-terminal-related transcriptional regulator, with the protein MTPTLLIDPHRLFRQGLVRLLEGSRYQVVAEHATVEEALASRLSEVRPAPRLIVLDPGSDKAQSIPALRAAIPDARLVMLTSNLQTDRLRQAVEAHADGYLTKDHDPGELTAALDRVMDGHTLLPAGLSAFRIPAPKPAAPRGLTVREAEILRRLVNGDSNRMIADHLSLSEMVVKASVKQLLRKIKAANRTQAALWAIHQGLDRPRALSA; encoded by the coding sequence ATGACCCCGACCCTGCTGATCGACCCGCACCGCCTGTTCCGCCAGGGCCTGGTGCGCCTGCTCGAAGGCTCGCGTTATCAGGTGGTTGCCGAGCATGCGACCGTCGAGGAGGCGCTGGCATCGCGGCTCTCGGAGGTCAGGCCGGCACCTCGGCTGATCGTCCTCGATCCCGGTTCGGACAAGGCCCAGTCCATCCCGGCCCTGCGTGCCGCCATACCGGACGCCCGCCTCGTGATGCTGACCTCCAATCTCCAGACGGACCGCCTGCGGCAGGCCGTCGAGGCGCATGCCGACGGTTACCTCACCAAGGATCATGATCCCGGCGAACTGACCGCGGCACTCGACCGCGTGATGGACGGGCACACCCTGCTTCCGGCCGGATTGAGCGCCTTCAGGATCCCGGCCCCCAAGCCGGCGGCGCCCCGCGGACTGACCGTCCGCGAAGCCGAGATCCTGCGCCGCCTGGTCAACGGCGACAGCAACCGGATGATCGCCGACCACCTGTCGCTCAGCGAGATGGTGGTCAAGGCGTCGGTCAAGCAGCTGCTGCGCAAGATCAAGGCCGCGAACAGGACCCAGGCCGCGCTGTGGGCGATCCACCAGGGCCTCGACCGGCCGCGGGCGCTCAGCGCCTGA
- a CDS encoding methyl-accepting chemotaxis protein: protein MPDPNATPEAAGITGRFGIRQKALILIGATMLLSGALSIGVTLHRSGQAAYSDLGTRADIIAALQARSAAIPLFDLDFEQVAELVKAAAGDPDYLASFVRDPKGKVVAAVGDLEATEGFIEVVREIRGGAGGQSARIGEYVLRLKTARTDAHLRSQAMVQIGGGVAALLVVMAILYAIIASFSGPLEKLTRLVGRLACGDHGVTVPDTGRGDEIGAMARAVDVLKAKALERERLEAEKIESRAAEAARAGRLTDLAAAFDSSVELVIVEVSGTAGQMKAGAEGVLDGALAVDRRNSTVAAAAGRASRSVSIASGAAEELTTSIQVIAESVGQSVLVSGQAIGKADETRRTVESLAEAAHKIGEVTDLINQIAGQTNLLALNATIEAARAGEAGKGFAIVASEVKNLASQTAKATEEIAGQIRAIQAVTHETVSAMQQISAAITDLNDRSGQISAAISEQLGATTEIAIQISGAAEGAETVALTIQEAAGASHEVSTAARETVQLAAKLQERFSALRTEVRQFLDSVKAA from the coding sequence ATGCCCGATCCAAACGCTACACCGGAAGCCGCCGGAATCACCGGCCGGTTCGGTATCCGCCAGAAGGCGCTGATCCTGATCGGCGCGACCATGCTGCTGTCCGGCGCCCTGTCCATCGGCGTCACGCTCCACCGGTCCGGGCAGGCGGCCTATTCCGACCTGGGAACCCGTGCCGACATCATCGCGGCGCTCCAGGCCCGGTCCGCGGCCATCCCCCTGTTCGACCTCGACTTCGAACAGGTGGCGGAACTGGTCAAGGCGGCGGCAGGGGACCCCGACTACCTCGCCAGCTTCGTGCGCGATCCCAAGGGGAAGGTCGTCGCCGCCGTCGGCGACCTGGAGGCGACGGAGGGCTTCATCGAGGTCGTCCGGGAAATCCGAGGCGGTGCCGGCGGGCAATCCGCCAGGATCGGCGAATACGTGCTGCGGCTGAAGACGGCGCGGACCGACGCGCATCTGCGTTCGCAGGCGATGGTCCAGATCGGCGGTGGCGTCGCGGCGCTGTTGGTCGTCATGGCCATCCTCTACGCCATCATCGCCTCCTTCAGCGGTCCGCTGGAGAAGCTGACACGGTTGGTCGGGCGGCTGGCCTGCGGAGACCACGGAGTCACGGTTCCCGATACCGGCCGCGGCGACGAGATCGGCGCCATGGCGCGCGCGGTCGACGTGCTGAAGGCCAAGGCGCTGGAGAGGGAACGGCTGGAAGCCGAGAAGATCGAGTCCCGGGCGGCGGAAGCGGCGCGGGCCGGGCGCCTGACCGATCTGGCCGCGGCGTTCGACAGCAGCGTCGAACTGGTCATCGTGGAAGTGTCCGGGACCGCCGGGCAGATGAAGGCCGGAGCCGAGGGGGTGCTCGACGGCGCGCTTGCCGTCGACCGGCGGAACAGCACGGTCGCCGCCGCGGCCGGGCGGGCATCCCGGAGCGTGTCCATCGCCAGCGGCGCAGCGGAGGAACTGACCACGTCCATCCAGGTCATCGCCGAAAGCGTCGGCCAGTCGGTGCTGGTTTCCGGCCAAGCCATCGGCAAGGCGGACGAGACCCGGCGGACCGTCGAGTCGCTGGCGGAGGCCGCTCACAAGATCGGCGAGGTGACCGACCTCATCAACCAGATCGCCGGACAGACCAACCTGCTGGCGCTGAACGCGACGATCGAGGCCGCCCGGGCGGGGGAGGCGGGCAAGGGGTTCGCCATCGTCGCGTCGGAGGTCAAGAACCTGGCCAGCCAGACCGCCAAGGCGACTGAGGAGATCGCCGGCCAGATCCGGGCGATCCAGGCGGTGACGCATGAAACCGTCTCCGCCATGCAGCAGATTTCCGCCGCCATCACGGACCTGAACGACCGTTCCGGCCAGATTTCCGCCGCTATCAGCGAGCAGCTCGGCGCCACGACCGAGATCGCGATCCAGATCAGCGGAGCGGCGGAGGGGGCGGAGACGGTGGCCCTGACCATCCAGGAGGCTGCCGGCGCCTCCCATGAGGTTTCCACCGCCGCGCGGGAGACGGTGCAGCTCGCGGCGAAGCTGCAAGAGCGGTTCAGCGCGCTCCGCACCGAAGTCCGCCAGTTCCTGGACTCCGTGAAGGCGGCCTGA
- a CDS encoding bifunctional enoyl-CoA hydratase/phosphate acetyltransferase, whose product MARNRTFNEISVGDTATIRRICTANDLVVFAHASGNLNPLTLPRDKDRNGIVDPDTIAPSMWVGSQISAVLGNSLPGAGTRYRGQTLSFHERVHVGDELSITVTVTEKREPGIVILDCKLVNQGGVLVAEGVADVLAPTEHIDTPDADLPKLMIERHEKFTRMISACEALPPLETAVVFPTDRSSLGGVLLAADARLIEPILIGPADRIRAVAQEMGGDISRFPIVEIPQSEAAAAHAVELVHQGKAGAIMKGNLHSDELLHEVTKSGTGLRTAHRISHVFVMDVPGMDHLLLVSDAAINILPSLETKVDIVQNAINMALALGISQPRVGILSAVETVTPKIPSTLDAAILSKMAERGQIKGGIVDGPLAMDNAVDLEAARTKGIASLVAGRADVLIVPNLEAGNMLAKELTFIAHADAAGLVLGARVPIILTSRADDEKSRLASCALAQLHQAYARTGKAILDLGGMQGGQQ is encoded by the coding sequence ATGGCAAGAAACCGGACTTTCAACGAGATCTCAGTCGGCGACACGGCGACGATCCGCAGGATCTGCACGGCGAACGATCTGGTGGTCTTCGCTCATGCTTCCGGCAACCTCAATCCGCTGACGCTTCCGCGAGACAAGGACCGGAACGGCATCGTCGATCCCGACACGATCGCCCCCAGCATGTGGGTCGGATCCCAGATCTCGGCCGTGCTCGGCAACTCCCTGCCGGGCGCCGGGACGCGCTACCGGGGTCAGACGCTTTCCTTCCACGAGCGGGTGCATGTCGGCGACGAGCTCTCGATCACCGTCACGGTGACCGAGAAGCGCGAACCCGGCATCGTGATCCTCGACTGCAAGCTGGTCAACCAGGGCGGCGTCCTGGTCGCCGAGGGCGTCGCCGACGTCCTCGCCCCGACCGAGCACATCGACACGCCCGACGCGGACCTGCCCAAGCTGATGATCGAGCGGCACGAGAAGTTCACCCGGATGATCAGCGCCTGCGAGGCGCTCCCGCCGCTGGAGACGGCGGTCGTGTTCCCGACCGACCGGAGTTCCCTGGGCGGCGTGCTGCTGGCGGCCGATGCCCGGCTGATCGAGCCGATCCTGATCGGGCCGGCCGACCGGATCCGGGCCGTCGCGCAGGAGATGGGCGGCGACATCTCCCGATTCCCCATCGTCGAGATCCCGCAGTCGGAGGCCGCGGCGGCCCACGCGGTCGAACTGGTCCACCAGGGCAAGGCCGGCGCGATCATGAAGGGCAACCTCCATTCCGACGAGCTGCTGCACGAGGTCACCAAGTCCGGCACCGGCTTGAGGACGGCCCACCGGATCAGCCACGTGTTCGTCATGGACGTGCCCGGCATGGACCATCTGCTGCTGGTCAGCGACGCCGCGATCAACATCTTGCCGAGCCTGGAGACCAAGGTCGACATCGTGCAGAACGCGATCAACATGGCCCTGGCGCTCGGCATCAGCCAGCCCCGCGTCGGCATCCTGTCCGCGGTCGAGACCGTCACCCCCAAGATCCCGTCGACGCTCGACGCGGCCATCCTGTCCAAGATGGCCGAGCGCGGACAGATCAAGGGCGGCATCGTCGACGGCCCGCTCGCGATGGACAACGCGGTCGATCTGGAAGCCGCCCGGACCAAGGGCATCGCGTCGCTCGTAGCCGGGCGCGCCGACGTGCTGATCGTTCCCAACCTGGAAGCCGGCAACATGCTGGCCAAGGAACTCACCTTCATCGCGCATGCCGATGCGGCGGGGCTGGTGCTCGGCGCCCGCGTGCCGATCATCCTGACCAGCCGGGCCGACGACGAGAAGTCCCGCCTCGCCTCCTGCGCGCTGGCGCAGCTCCATCAGGCTTACGCCAGGACCGGCAAGGCCATCCTCGACCTCGGCGGCATGCAGGGAGGGCAGCAATGA
- a CDS encoding response regulator — MERRHSDASAPEGWGGSPGDFEAAGFRTNVLVLDDDAAVCQAFAFTLEDLGCSVLAVTGIREAFSLIASRGFVPDLIIADQGLEDGMTGLEAVRLLRTRFGKLIPACIVTGDVLADALRDVSAEDIGCLAKPIGSAELQALVAPGAMASCPGMRTELEFRPAWQR; from the coding sequence GTGGAGAGACGACATTCAGACGCATCCGCGCCGGAAGGGTGGGGCGGTTCGCCGGGCGATTTTGAGGCCGCGGGTTTTCGGACCAATGTTCTGGTCCTGGACGACGATGCCGCGGTCTGCCAAGCCTTCGCCTTCACGCTGGAAGACCTGGGATGCTCGGTCCTGGCGGTCACCGGCATCCGTGAGGCGTTCTCCCTGATCGCCAGCCGAGGGTTCGTTCCGGATCTCATCATCGCCGACCAGGGCCTGGAGGACGGAATGACCGGGCTCGAGGCCGTCCGTCTGCTTCGGACCCGCTTCGGCAAGCTGATCCCCGCCTGCATCGTCACGGGCGATGTCCTGGCAGACGCCCTGCGAGACGTCTCGGCCGAGGATATCGGCTGCCTCGCCAAGCCGATCGGCTCCGCGGAACTGCAGGCCCTCGTCGCTCCCGGAGCCATGGCGTCCTGCCCGGGCATGCGCACGGAGCTTGAATTTCGACCGGCATGGCAACGATGA
- a CDS encoding substrate-binding periplasmic protein produces the protein MHRYIAGSGSWPMLAVAFLLLLAGAGWAFPAQAGPLKVVYVELPPYTYTDPDGTPKGSLIELTRKVAADAGVEFTAESVPARRLFQGIAAGEYDMFIGIKTPEAFQGTTVASRSVIARIDLHAWSFGAVPEIRAKEDLAGKQVIVLTGYSYGGWRSYFEDPANGIQMVEARAPEQALQLLVAGRAPILLQYELPMERALGGKRPPDLRSSLISSLDCHFVVSLKRPDAAELVGRLDAGFEKLKAAGALP, from the coding sequence ATGCATAGGTATATCGCCGGATCGGGGTCGTGGCCGATGCTGGCCGTGGCGTTCCTCCTCCTGCTGGCCGGCGCGGGGTGGGCATTCCCGGCGCAGGCTGGACCCTTGAAGGTCGTCTACGTGGAACTGCCTCCCTACACCTATACCGATCCCGACGGCACGCCCAAAGGAAGCCTGATCGAACTGACGCGAAAGGTCGCGGCCGACGCCGGGGTGGAGTTCACCGCGGAGTCCGTTCCGGCGCGGCGCCTGTTCCAGGGGATCGCCGCGGGTGAATACGACATGTTCATCGGCATAAAGACTCCGGAGGCGTTCCAGGGCACGACGGTCGCGAGCAGGTCGGTGATCGCCAGGATCGATCTCCATGCGTGGTCGTTCGGCGCGGTGCCGGAGATCAGGGCCAAGGAGGATCTGGCCGGCAAGCAGGTGATCGTGCTGACCGGCTATTCCTACGGCGGCTGGCGCAGCTATTTCGAGGATCCCGCGAACGGCATCCAGATGGTTGAGGCGAGGGCTCCCGAGCAGGCCCTCCAGCTGCTGGTCGCCGGGCGGGCGCCCATCCTGCTGCAGTACGAGCTTCCGATGGAACGGGCGCTGGGCGGCAAGCGTCCGCCCGACCTCAGGTCGAGCCTCATCTCCAGCCTGGACTGCCATTTCGTCGTGTCGCTGAAACGTCCGGACGCCGCCGAACTGGTCGGCAGGCTGGACGCCGGATTCGAGAAGCTCAAGGCGGCCGGCGCCTTGCCCTGA
- a CDS encoding RT0821/Lpp0805 family surface protein, translating to MTYRKATIAAFATLSLGLGACEGMNTGDTVGTLGGAAGGALLGSQIGGGTGQLAATAVGTLAGALAGQQLSRHLQGNDRQTAIQAEETAITRNEPIQWSSADSDRRGTIEPTRTYQDQAGQTCREYQHTVYIGGRAERANGTACQQPDGSWRIVS from the coding sequence ATGACCTACCGCAAAGCGACCATCGCCGCATTCGCCACCCTGTCGCTCGGTCTAGGTGCCTGCGAAGGCATGAATACCGGCGATACCGTGGGTACCCTGGGCGGCGCGGCCGGCGGCGCGCTGCTCGGCTCCCAGATCGGCGGGGGCACCGGACAGCTGGCGGCGACCGCGGTCGGCACGCTCGCCGGAGCCCTGGCCGGGCAGCAGTTGAGCCGCCATCTCCAGGGCAACGACCGCCAGACCGCGATCCAGGCCGAGGAGACCGCGATCACCCGGAACGAACCGATCCAGTGGTCCAGTGCCGACAGCGACCGCCGCGGCACCATCGAACCGACCCGGACCTATCAGGACCAGGCCGGCCAGACCTGCCGCGAATACCAGCATACCGTCTATATCGGCGGGCGCGCCGAGCGGGCCAACGGGACGGCCTGCCAGCAACCCGACGGGTCGTGGCGGATCGTGAGCTGA
- a CDS encoding acetate/propionate family kinase, with translation MIDSILVLNAGSSSIKFSVEAPAGPGSVRMLAVGQIEGIGTHVHFVAKDADGTVLAETRWEDGSGPTDHDAALHVISEWLDGFLGDARVLAVGHRVVHGGPDFSGPVVITPGVRAKLRELVPLAPLHQPHNLAPIDAVEARYPGVLQVACFDTSFHRGHDFAAEAFAIPLKYFDQGIRRYGFHGLSYEYVARRLTEVAPDVASGRIVVAHLGNGASMCAIRGGRSVESTMGFTALDGLAMGTRSGQIDPGVLLHLIGTAGMTVPEVTRLLYHESGLKGLSGISPDMRDLERSEDPRAARAIDYFVHAIRRQLGALAASIGGLDALVFTAGIGENSAMVRRRVCEGMEWLGISLDADANEGNAQVISTADSAARVLVVRTSEETMIGLHVLEALEQAVA, from the coding sequence ATGATCGACTCCATCCTCGTCCTGAACGCCGGATCGAGCAGCATCAAGTTCTCGGTGGAGGCGCCGGCCGGCCCGGGTTCCGTCCGCATGCTGGCGGTCGGCCAGATCGAAGGCATCGGCACGCATGTCCATTTCGTCGCGAAGGACGCGGACGGCACGGTGCTGGCCGAGACCCGCTGGGAGGACGGCTCCGGCCCGACGGACCATGACGCGGCGCTGCACGTGATCAGCGAATGGCTCGACGGGTTCCTCGGCGATGCCCGGGTGCTTGCCGTCGGTCACCGGGTGGTCCACGGCGGCCCCGACTTCTCCGGTCCCGTGGTCATCACCCCCGGCGTCCGGGCGAAGCTCCGGGAACTGGTGCCGCTGGCTCCCCTGCACCAGCCGCACAACTTGGCCCCGATCGACGCGGTCGAGGCCCGCTATCCCGGCGTCCTCCAGGTCGCGTGCTTCGATACCTCCTTCCACCGCGGCCACGACTTCGCCGCCGAGGCGTTCGCGATCCCCCTGAAATATTTCGACCAGGGAATCCGGCGCTACGGCTTCCACGGCCTCTCCTACGAGTATGTCGCGCGCCGCCTGACGGAGGTCGCCCCGGACGTCGCCTCGGGCCGGATCGTCGTGGCCCACCTCGGCAACGGCGCCAGCATGTGCGCGATCCGCGGCGGCAGGAGCGTGGAGAGCACCATGGGGTTCACGGCGCTCGACGGCCTGGCGATGGGAACCCGCAGCGGCCAGATCGATCCCGGCGTGCTGCTCCATCTGATCGGCACGGCCGGCATGACTGTGCCGGAAGTCACTCGCCTGCTCTACCACGAGTCGGGGCTGAAGGGCCTGTCCGGCATCAGCCCAGACATGCGCGACCTGGAGCGCAGCGAGGATCCGAGAGCGGCCCGGGCGATCGACTACTTCGTCCACGCCATACGCCGTCAGCTCGGCGCCCTGGCGGCCTCGATCGGCGGGCTCGACGCCCTGGTGTTCACCGCCGGCATCGGCGAGAACTCGGCGATGGTCCGGCGGCGGGTGTGCGAGGGCATGGAATGGCTCGGCATTTCCCTTGATGCCGATGCCAACGAGGGCAATGCCCAGGTGATCTCCACCGCCGATTCGGCGGCCAGGGTGCTGGTCGTGCGGACCAGCGAGGAGACCATGATCGGCCTGCACGTGCTCGAAGCGCTGGAGCAGGCCGTCGCCTGA